One part of the Amaranthus tricolor cultivar Red isolate AtriRed21 chromosome 16, ASM2621246v1, whole genome shotgun sequence genome encodes these proteins:
- the LOC130802107 gene encoding protein TIC 214-like, producing MIFQSFLLGNLVSLGMKIINSVVVVGLYYGFLTTFSIGPSYLFLLRSQVMEEGEEGTEKKVSATTGFIMGQLMMFISIYYTPLHLALGRPHTITVLALPYLLFHFFWNNHKHFFDYGSTSRNSMRNLSIQCVFLNNLIFQLFNYFILPSSTLARLVNIYMFRCNNKMLFVTSSFVGWLIGHILFMKWVGLVLVWIQQNHSIRSNKYLVSELRNSMARIFSILFFITCVYYLGRMPSPIFTKKLKETPETKESEEETEQEEEGFTEEDPSPSLFSEEKEDPDKIQIDEMEKIRVNGKDKTKDEFHLHLKEACYKNSPTSLEILKEEKKNFFGFEKSLLFLLFDYKRWNRPTRYIKNNRFENAVRNEMSQYFFYTCQNDGKQRISFTYPPSLSIFWEMIQRKISLDTTEKFLYDDELSNNWISTNEQKRNSLSNELNNRITVLDKDIFYIDVLDKKTRLCLENKIVN from the coding sequence atgatttttcaatcttttctaCTAGGTAATCTAGTATCCTTAGGCATGAAGATAATCAATTCGGTCGTTGTGGTCGGACTCTATTATGGATTTCTGACCACATTCTCCATAGGGCCCTCTTATCTCTTCCTTCTCCGATCTCAGGTtatggaagaaggagaagaaggaacCGAGAAGAAGGTATCAGCAACAACTGGTTTTATTATGGGACAGCTCATGATGTTCATATCGATCTATTATACGCCTCTGCATCTAGCATTGGGTAGACCTCATACAATAACTGTCCTAGCTCTACCCTATCTTTTGTTTCATTTCTTCTGGAACAATCACAAACACTTTTTTGATTATGGATCTACTAGCAGAAATTCAATGCGTAATCTCAGCATTCAATGTGTATTCctgaataatctcatttttcaattattcaACTATTTCATTTTACCAAGTTCAACGTTAGCCAGATTAGTCAACATTTATATGTTTCGATGCAACAACAAGATGTTATTTGTAACAAGTAGTTTTGTTGGTTGGTTAATTGGTCACATTTTATTCATGAAATGGGTTGGATTGGTATTAGTCTGGATACAGCAAAATCATTCTATTCGATCTAATAAGTACCTTGTGTCAGAATTGAGAAATTCTATGGCTCGAATCTTTAGTATTCTCTTCTTTATTACCTGTGTCTACTATTTAGGCAGAATGCCGTCACctatttttactaaaaaacTGAAAGAAACCCCAGAAACGAAAGAAAGTGAGGAAGAAACAGAACAGGAAGAAGAGGGATTCACCGAAGAAGATCCTTCTCCTTCCCTTTTTTCGGAAGAAAAGGAGGATCCGGACAAAATCCAAATCGATGAAATGGAAAAGATCCGAGTGAATGGAAAGGACAAAACAAAGGATGAATTCCACTTGCACTTAAAAGAAGCATGCTATAAAAATAGCCCAACTTCGTTAGAAATActtaaagaagaaaagaaaaacttcTTCGGGTTTGAAAAatcccttctttttcttcttttcgacTATAAACGTTGGAATCGTCCAACGCGATATATAAAAAACAATCGATTTGAAAATGCGGTAAGAAATGAAATgtcacaatattttttttatacatgtcAAAATGATGGAAAACAAAGAATTTCTTTTACATATCCACCCAGTTTATCAATTTTCTGGGAAATGATACAAAGAAAGATTTCTTTGGATACAACAGAAAAATTCTTATATGATGATGAACTATCCAATAATTGGATTTCTACaaatgaacaaaaaagaaacagtttaagcaatgaattaaataatagaaTTACGGTTCTAGACAAAGACATTTTTTATATAGATGTACTCGATAAAAAAACAAGATTATGCTTAGAAaacaaaatagtaaattaa
- the LOC130802124 gene encoding NAD(P)H-quinone oxidoreductase subunit 2 B, chloroplastic-like, whose product MSRRGTVEEKTAKSDPIYRNRLVNMLVNRILKHGKKSLAYQILYRAVKKIQQKTETNPLSVLRQAIRGVTPDIAVKARRVGGSTHQVPIEIGSTQGKALAIRWLLGAARKRPGRNMAFKLSSELVDAAKGSGDAIRKKEETHRMAEANRAFNENFILDSTRIFMKAFHLLLFDGSLIFPECILIFGLILLLMIDSTSDQKDIPWLYFISSTSLVMSITALLFRWREEPMISFSGNFQTNNFNEIFQFLILLCSTLCIPLSVEYIECTEMALTEFLLFILTATLGGMFLCGANDLITIFVAPECFSLCSYLLSGYTKKDVRSNEATMKYLLMGGASSSILVHGFSWLYGSSGGEIELQEIVNGLINTQMYNSPGISIALIFITVGIGFKLSPAPSHQWTPDVYEGVRFAREIPTSLSISEMFGFFKTP is encoded by the exons ATGTCACGTCGAGGTACTGTAGAAGAAAAAACTGCAAAATCCGATCCAATTTATCGTAATCGATTAGTTAACATGTTGGTTAACCGTATTCTGAAACACGGAAAAAAATCATTGGcttatcaaattctctatcgagCCGTGAAAAAGATTCAACAAAAGACAGAAACAAATCCACTATCTGTTTTACGTCAAGCAATACGTGGAGTAACTCCCGATATAGCAGTAAAAGCAAGACGCGTAGGCGGATCGACTCATCAAGTTCCCATTGAAATAGGATCCACACAAGGAAAAGCACTTGCCATTCGTTGGTTATTAGGGGCAGCCCGAAAACGCCCGGGTCGAAATATGGCTTTCAAATTAAGTTCCGAATTGGTGGATGCTGCAAAAGGGAGTGGCGATGCCATACGCAAAAAGGAAGAGACTCATAGAATGGCAGAGGCAAATAGAGCTTTT AATGAAAATTTCATTCTCGATTCTACGAGAATTTTTATGAAAGCCTTTCATTTGCTTCTCTTCgatggaagtttgatttttccAGAATGTATCCTAATTTTTGGCCTAATTCTTCTTCTGATGATCGATTCAACCTCTGATCAAAAAGATATACCTTGGTTATATTTCATCTCTTCAACAAGTTTAGTAATGAGCATAACAGCCCTGTTGTTCCGATGGAGAGAAGAACCTATGATTAGCTTTTCGGGAAATTTCCAAACGAACAATTTCAACGAAATctttcaatttcttattttactaTGTTCAACTCTATGTATTCCTCTATCCGTAGAGTACATTGAATGTACCGAAATGGCTCTAACAGAGTTTCTGTTATTCATATTAACAGCTACTCTAGGAGGAATGTTTTTATGCGGTGCTAACGATTTAATAACTATCTTTGTAGCTCCAGAATGTTTCAGTTTATGCTCCTACCTATTATCTGGATATACCAAGAAAGATGTACGGTCTAATGAGGCTACTATGAAATATTTACTCATGGGTGGGGCAAGCTCTTCTATTCTGGTTCATGGTTTCTCTTGGCTATATGGTTCATCCGGTGGAGAGATCGAGCTTCAAGAAATAGTGAATGGTCTTATCAATACACAAATGTATAACTCCCCGGGAATTTCAATTGCGCTTATATTCATCACTGTAGGAATTGGGTTCAAGCTTTCCCCAGCCCCTTCTCATCAATGGACTCCTGACGTATACGAAGGAGTGCGGTTCGCTCGAGAAATTCCTACCTCTCTATCTATCTCTGAGATGTTTGGATTTTTCAAAACTCCATAG